From one Henningerozyma blattae CBS 6284 chromosome 1, complete genome genomic stretch:
- the GEM1 gene encoding ERMES complex Ca(2+)-binding regulatory GTPase GEM1 (similar to Saccharomyces cerevisiae GEM1 (YAL048C); ancestral locus Anc_7.19): protein MSKETIKVVVCGDHGVGKSSLIISLVKGRFIPNVQKVLPQVTIPKDFSSNPYSPKNTILVDTDNNNPEQLQRELKSADVLWLVYSDYESYERLSMYWITTFRSLGLNLPVVLCKNKCDYLENESMPLNRKIEDDEFLPIMANFKEIETCIQASAKMQAGINQTFYLCQRAVAHPIAPLLDSRTSELKPLAIAALDRIFFLSDNDQDGFLNDDEIINYKRNSFKKKIDINELNFMKETLFNLSVTREEYSLQLLFVPNKGMTRDGFLALNKQYAEQGRHETTWAILRAFNYTNSLSIDNKILSPILTVPSTSSVELSSKGYRFLVDLFLKFDKDNDGGLNDQELLFLFTSTPGIPKLWSSSNFPLSTVVNNRSFITLQGWLAQWSMTTFIDYKVTTAYLVYFGFEEDAKVALQITRPRKIRRRLGKAYRAPVTDRTVFNCFIVGKPHCGKSSILESFLARTFSDVYSPTIRPKIAVNSLEMKGGKQCYLILQELGEQEEAILENKEKLDKCDVLCLLYDSSDPESFSYLIELLTKHTHLNKVPVIFVACKADLDKQQQRCDTQPDELAESLSLAHPLHISSAWPSSLNELFVTIADTALMPLNGTIGFPDDDKNTSKMDDTQRWMLVGSAIGVVAIFSFTLAKLMQTSRK, encoded by the coding sequence ATGTCTAAAGAAACGATTAAAGTTGTAGTATGTGGTGACCATGGTGTTGGGAAGTCCAGTTTAATTATATCGTTGGTAAAAGGTAGATTTATACCCAATGTTCAGAAAGTACTACCGCAAGTAACAATCCCTAaagatttttcttcaaatccATATTCTCCAAAGAATACAATATTGGTTGATacagataataataatccagAACAATTACAAAGAGAGTTAAAAAGTGCTGATGTACTTTGGTTAGTTTATAGTGATTATGAATCTTACGAAAGATTATCAATGTATTGGATTACCACATTTCGGTCTTTAGGTTTAAACTTACCAGTTGTATTgtgtaaaaataaatgtgATTACCTTGAGAATGAATCAATGCCATTGAATcgaaaaattgaagatgaCGAGTTTCTACCTATAATGgcaaattttaaagaaatagaaaCTTGTATTCAAGCAAGCGCTAAAATGCAAGCTGGAATTAATCAAACGTTTTATCTTTGCCAGAGAGCAGTAGCTCATCCAATTGCACCATTATTAGATTCAAGAACAAGTGAATTAAAACCTTTAGCTATTGCCGCTTTAGAtcgtatttttttcttatcagATAATGATCAAGATGGgtttttaaatgatgatgaaattataaattacaaaagaaatagttttaaaaaaaaaattgatatcaatgaattaaatttcatGAAAGAGACGCTATTTAACCTTTCAGTTACAAGAGAAGAATATTCcttacaattattatttgttccTAATAAAGGTATGACAAGAGATGGATTTTTAGCTTTAAATAAACAATATGCTGAACAAGGAAGACATGAGACTACTTGGGCAATTTTAAGAGCGTTTAATTATACTAATTCActttcaattgataataaaatactttCACCAATATTGACTGTGCCTTCAACTTCTAGTGTGGAATTGAGTTCAAAGGGTTATAGATTCCTagtagatttatttttgaaatttgataaagatAATGACGGTGGTTTGAATGACCaggaattattatttttattcacaAGTACACCAGGGATTCCTAAACTCTGGTCATCCTCCAATTTCCCGTTATCTACAGTTGTAAACAACCGTTCTTTTATAACTTTACAAGGATGGCTGGCCCAATGGAGTATGACAACTTTCATTGATTATAAAGTGACAACTGCATATCTTGTATATTTTGgatttgaagaagatgcAAAAGTGGCTCTCCAAATTACCAGGCCTAGAAAGATTAGGAGGCGGTTGGGGAAAGCTTATAGAGCACCAGTCACAGATCGAACtgttttcaattgttttataGTGGGGAAACCTCATTGTGGTAAGAGTTCTATATTAGAATCATTTCTTGCCAGGACGTTTTCAGATGTATATTCTCCCACCATAAGACCTAAAATCGCAGTTAATAGTCTTGAAATGAAAGGTGGTAAACAGTGCTATCTCATCTTACAAGAATTAGGGGAACAGGAGGAAGCAATCCTGGAAAATAAggaaaaattagataaatGTGATGTTCTGTGCCTTCTATATGATTCAAGCGATCCtgaatcattttcatatttgaTTGAACTATTAACTAAGCATACCCATTTAAACAAAGTTCCCGTGATATTTGTAGCTTGTAAGGCCGATCTTGataaacaacaacaacgGTGTGATACTCAACCAGATGAACTTGCAGAAAGTTTGTCCTTGGCTCATCCATTACATATATCATCAGCTTGGCCAAGTTCATTAAACGAATTATTTGTTACTATCGCAGACACGGCTTTAATGCCATTAAATGGAACCATTGGGTTCcctgatgatgataaaaatacttCCAAGATGGATGATACTCAAAGATGGATGTTAGTTGGTTCTGCAATTGGTGTCGTTGCTATCTTTTCATTTACACTCGCTAAACTAATGCAAACATCACGCAAATAA